One segment of Prionailurus bengalensis isolate Pbe53 chromosome E3, Fcat_Pben_1.1_paternal_pri, whole genome shotgun sequence DNA contains the following:
- the GPRC5B gene encoding G-protein coupled receptor family C group 5 member B, whose amino-acid sequence MRTHQVLAFLLLFVIASGASENSSTSRGCGLDLLPQYVSLCDLDTIWGIVVEAVAGAGALITLLLMLILLVRLPFIKDKEKKDPVGLHFLFLLGTLGLFGLTFAFIIREDETICSVRRFLWGVLFALCFSCLLSQAWRVRRLVRHGKSPSGWQLVGVALCLMLVQVIIAIEWLVLTVLRDAKPACSYEPMDFVMALIYDMVLLVAALGLALFTLCGKFKKWKQNGACILVTAFLSVLIWVAWMTMYLFGNAELRQGDAWGDPTLAITLVASGWVFVIFHAIPEIHCTILPAPQENTPNYFDTSQPRMRETAFEEDVQLPRTYMENKAFSMDEHNAALRTAGFRNGSLGNRPSAPFRSNVYQPTEMAVVLNGGTIPTAPPSYTGRHLW is encoded by the exons ATGAGAACCCACCAGGTGCTCGCCTTCCTCCTGCTCTTCGTAATTGCCTCCGGGGCTTCTGAGAACTCAAGCACGTCCCGGGGCTGCGGATTGGATCTCCTCCCTCAGTACGTGTCCCTTTGCGACCTGGACACCATCTGGGGCATCGTGGTGGAGGCGGTGGCCGGGGCAGGCGCCCTGATCACGCTGCTCCTGATGCTCATCCTGCTGGTGCGGCTGCCATTTATCAAGGACAAGGAGAAGAAGGACCCTGTGGGCctccacttcctcttcctcctggggaCCCTGGGCCTCTTCGGGCTGACGTTCGCCTTCATCATCCGGGAGGACGAGACTATCTGCTCGGTCCGCAGGTTCCTCTGGGGCGTCCTCTTCGCGCTCTGCTTCTCCTGCCTGCTGAGCCAGGCGTGGCGTGTGCGGAGGCTGGTGCGCCACGGCAAGAGCCCATCCGGCTGGCAGCTGGTGGGCGTGGCGCTGTGCCTGATGCTCGTGCAGGTCATCATCGCCATCGAGTGGCTGGTGCTGACCGTGCTGCGCGACGCGAAGCCGGCCTGCTCTTACGAGCCCATGGACTTTGTAATGGCCCTCATCTACGACATGGTACTGCTTGTGGCGGCCCTGGGGCTGGCCCTCTTCACGCTGTGCGGCAAGTTCAAGAAGTGGAAGCAGAACGGGGCCTGCATTCTAGTCACGGCCTTCCTCTCTGTGCTCATCTGGGTGGCCTGGATGACCATGTACCTCTTTGGCAACGCGGAGCTGCGGCAGGGAGACGCCTGGGGCGACCCCACCTTGGCCATCACACTGGTGGCCAGCGGCTGGGTCTTCGTCATCTTCCATGCCATCCCTGAAATCCACTGCACCATTCTGCCGGCCCCGCAGGAGAACACGCCCAACTACTTCGACACGTCGCAGCCGAGGATGCGAGAGACGGCGTTTGAGGAGGATGTGCAGCTGCCGCGGACGTACATGGAGAACAAGGCCTTCTCCATGGATGAACACAACGCAG CTCTCCGAACAGCGGGATTTCGAAATGGCAGCTTGGGAAACAGACCCAGCGCTCCGTTTAGAAGCAATGTATATCAGCCGACTGAGATGGCCGTTGTGCTCAATGGAGGGACC ATCCCAACTGCTCCGCCAAGTTACACTGGAAGACACCTCTGGTGA